The Saccharomonospora cyanea NA-134 genome includes a region encoding these proteins:
- a CDS encoding nucleotide pyrophosphohydrolase encodes MELADLQRRLRDFADERDWNRFHTPKNLAMALAGEAGELVEIFQWLTPEQSRDVMRDARTAEHVRHELADVLAYLLRLADVLDVDLLAASAEKIRLNEAKYPVELARGSAEKYDRLHGKGE; translated from the coding sequence ATGGAACTAGCCGATCTGCAACGCCGCCTTCGGGACTTCGCGGACGAGCGTGACTGGAACCGGTTCCACACGCCGAAGAACCTGGCGATGGCTCTCGCCGGTGAGGCCGGGGAGCTGGTGGAGATCTTCCAGTGGCTGACGCCCGAGCAGTCGCGGGACGTCATGCGTGACGCGCGGACCGCCGAGCACGTGCGGCACGAACTGGCGGACGTACTCGCCTACCTCCTGCGCCTCGCGGACGTGCTCGACGTCGACCTGCTGGCGGCGTCGGCGGAGAAGATCCGGCTCAACGAGGCCAAGTACCCCGTCGAGCTGGCCAGAGGCAGCGCCGAGAAGTACGACCGGCTACATGGGAAGGGCGAGTGA
- a CDS encoding PP2C family protein-serine/threonine phosphatase, whose protein sequence is MAAESNAWWDVVADIVEQTHSASGPDVGRVADRAVRRLGMTAELYLVDRGQRILTPIASGDRAPVTIEGTLAGRAFQLEEPVWRPARERAAELWVPMVDGTERLGVLCFGLSDELSPEDADLRARCTVLAGLLGHIVATKFAYGDALHVARRARPFTSDAELLWQLLPPLTFASKDLVISVVLEPHQRVGGDAFDYAVNEEAAFCALFDSVGHDMQSGLTTAVALAAIRNARRGGEHDLGELARIADKLIIENRPPGARYVTAVLSWLDIATGELTYVLAGHPPPLLLRANTAVKCLETAPRIPLGVSESPAAATAGREQLEPGDRLLLYTDGIPEARDEEDRLFGIERLVGLIERDSAAALSAPETLRRVMHGVLEYQRGRIQDDATLMMVDWRPPPGTGPQETPHHERTAARR, encoded by the coding sequence GTGGCGGCTGAATCGAACGCGTGGTGGGACGTGGTGGCCGACATCGTCGAGCAGACGCACAGCGCTTCCGGGCCGGACGTGGGCCGCGTGGCCGATCGCGCGGTACGTCGGCTGGGGATGACCGCGGAGCTCTATCTCGTCGACCGTGGCCAACGGATCCTCACGCCGATCGCTTCCGGCGACCGTGCCCCGGTGACGATCGAGGGCACCCTCGCGGGTCGCGCGTTCCAGCTGGAGGAACCCGTCTGGCGGCCCGCCCGCGAGCGGGCCGCGGAGCTGTGGGTACCGATGGTCGACGGCACGGAACGTCTCGGGGTGCTGTGCTTCGGGCTGTCCGACGAGCTCAGTCCGGAGGACGCGGACCTCCGCGCTCGGTGCACCGTGCTCGCGGGCCTGCTCGGACACATCGTCGCCACGAAGTTCGCCTATGGTGACGCCCTGCACGTAGCGCGCCGGGCGAGGCCCTTCACGTCGGACGCGGAGCTGCTGTGGCAACTGCTGCCGCCACTGACCTTCGCGTCCAAGGACCTCGTGATCAGTGTGGTTCTCGAACCACACCAGCGGGTCGGCGGTGACGCGTTCGACTACGCGGTCAACGAGGAAGCCGCGTTCTGCGCGCTGTTCGACAGCGTCGGGCACGACATGCAGTCGGGGCTGACCACGGCGGTCGCGCTGGCCGCGATCCGCAACGCGCGCCGCGGCGGCGAACACGACCTCGGCGAACTGGCCCGGATCGCGGACAAGCTGATCATCGAGAACCGGCCGCCCGGCGCCCGGTACGTGACCGCGGTCCTCAGCTGGCTCGACATCGCCACGGGCGAGCTGACATACGTGTTGGCGGGGCACCCACCACCACTGCTCCTGCGGGCGAACACGGCTGTGAAGTGTCTGGAGACCGCTCCTCGGATCCCGCTCGGGGTGTCCGAAAGTCCCGCCGCGGCGACGGCAGGACGCGAACAACTCGAACCGGGTGATCGGCTCCTCCTCTACACCGACGGCATTCCCGAGGCGCGCGACGAGGAGGACCGCTTGTTCGGCATCGAGCGTCTGGTCGGGCTCATCGAGCGCGACTCGGCCGCCGCTCTCTCCGCACCCGAGACGCTGCGCAGGGTGATGCACGGTGTTCTGGAGTACCAGCGGGGCCGGATCCAGGACGACGCGACGCTGATGATGGTCGACTGGCGCCCACCACCCGGAACAGGCCCGCAGGAGACCCCGCACCACGAGCGCACGGCTGCGCGGCGGTAG
- a CDS encoding benzoate/H(+) symporter BenE family transporter: MTTTDTDSRHATPESAPRFERPLRPLPDPRRVVRDADGSTVTNGVIGLVFSATGPIAVILTVGVQGGLSPTQLASWIFGVFFLNGILTVLASWLYRQPLAFFWTIPGTVVVGGSLDHLAWPEVVGAFVVTAALVLVVGLTGWVRTAMAALPMPIVMAMVAAVFLRFGLDLIASLGADPLVAVPMVAAFLLLSGLPSLGRRVPPILGALVVGAVTVVAADRFAPVASGTGWFAQPVLQLPQWSWQAVVELVVPLAVTVLVVQNGQGVAVLRQAGHAPPVNVATVACGIWSAVAALVGAVSTCLTGPTNALLTASGERRRQYTAGIVCGLLAAVTGLLAPAFVRLMLATPEAFVAVLGGLAMLRALQNAFVTAFRTHFTLGALVAFLVTLSDVTPLNISSAFWGLVAGVAVSALLERADFVRTRRSAGTGA, from the coding sequence GTGACCACGACCGACACCGACAGCCGGCACGCGACACCCGAGTCGGCACCGCGGTTCGAGCGACCGCTCCGGCCGCTGCCCGATCCCCGTCGTGTGGTGCGGGACGCCGACGGCTCAACGGTCACGAACGGCGTGATCGGGCTGGTGTTCTCCGCCACCGGCCCGATCGCCGTCATCCTCACGGTCGGTGTCCAGGGCGGGCTGAGCCCCACACAACTCGCCTCCTGGATCTTCGGCGTGTTCTTCCTCAACGGCATCCTCACCGTGCTGGCCTCCTGGCTCTACCGGCAGCCCCTGGCGTTCTTCTGGACCATCCCGGGCACCGTGGTCGTCGGCGGGTCCCTCGACCACCTCGCGTGGCCGGAGGTCGTCGGCGCGTTCGTGGTCACGGCGGCGCTGGTGCTCGTCGTCGGGCTCACCGGATGGGTCCGCACGGCGATGGCCGCGCTGCCCATGCCGATCGTCATGGCGATGGTCGCGGCGGTCTTCCTGCGCTTCGGTCTCGACCTGATCGCTTCGCTCGGCGCGGACCCCCTGGTCGCGGTCCCGATGGTGGCCGCCTTCCTGTTGCTCAGCGGTCTTCCCTCACTCGGTCGCCGGGTACCGCCGATCCTCGGAGCGCTGGTCGTCGGCGCGGTCACCGTCGTCGCCGCCGACCGGTTCGCGCCGGTCGCCTCCGGCACGGGATGGTTCGCGCAGCCGGTGCTCCAGCTTCCCCAGTGGTCCTGGCAGGCCGTCGTCGAGCTCGTGGTCCCGCTGGCGGTGACGGTGCTGGTCGTGCAGAACGGTCAGGGCGTGGCGGTGCTCAGGCAAGCCGGCCACGCGCCGCCCGTCAACGTCGCCACCGTCGCTTGTGGAATCTGGTCCGCTGTCGCGGCACTGGTCGGCGCCGTGTCCACCTGCCTGACCGGACCCACCAACGCGTTGCTCACCGCCTCCGGGGAACGCCGCAGGCAGTACACCGCCGGGATCGTGTGTGGCCTGCTCGCCGCCGTGACCGGCCTGCTCGCCCCGGCCTTCGTACGCCTCATGCTCGCGACCCCCGAGGCCTTCGTCGCCGTACTCGGCGGTCTGGCGATGCTGCGGGCACTGCAGAACGCGTTCGTCACCGCGTTCCGTACGCACTTCACGCTGGGCGCGCTCGTCGCGTTCCTGGTGACCTTGTCCGACGTGACGCCCCTCAACATCAGCTCCGCCTTCTGGGGACTCGTCGCCGGTGTCGCGGTGTCCGCCCTGCTGGAGCGAGCCGACTTCGTCAGGACACGGCGATCGGCGGGGACCGGCGCCTGA
- the catC gene encoding muconolactone Delta-isomerase — protein MLFHVRMDVHLPHDMDPDVRAETVAREKDYSQRLQRSGKWPHLWRIVGEYSNISVFDVESTDELHELLSSLPLFPYMTIKVTPLATHPSKV, from the coding sequence ATGTTGTTCCACGTTCGGATGGACGTACACCTGCCCCACGACATGGACCCCGACGTCCGCGCGGAGACCGTGGCCCGGGAGAAGGACTACAGCCAGCGGCTGCAACGGTCCGGCAAGTGGCCCCACCTGTGGCGCATCGTGGGTGAGTACTCCAACATCTCGGTCTTCGACGTCGAGTCGACCGACGAGTTGCACGAGCTGTTGTCGAGTCTGCCCCTCTTCCCGTACATGACCATCAAGGTCACGCCGTTGGCGACGCACCCGTCGAAGGTGTGA
- the catA gene encoding catechol 1,2-dioxygenase — MTALHDGPAPTAADSGANATERFKADKLGGVANTPKERVDLLAREVLGAVHDTIRRHKVTYEEYNALKAWLISVGEDGEWPLFLDVWVEHVVEEVATEHREGNKGTIEGPYYVPGAPERGSHGSVPMRENEPGTPLVWTGRVTSTDGSVLDQAKVELWHADDEGLYSQFAPGIPEWNLRGTFSVDAGGEFEIRTVRPAPYRIPTDGACGKLIAAAGWHAWRPAHLHVKVSAPGHELLTAQLYFPGDEHNDDDIASAVKPELILDPKPAADGHGETVVYDFVLDPVPA, encoded by the coding sequence ATGACGGCTCTGCACGACGGCCCCGCCCCGACCGCGGCCGACTCCGGCGCCAACGCCACGGAACGCTTCAAGGCCGACAAGCTCGGCGGCGTCGCGAACACGCCGAAGGAGCGCGTCGACCTGCTGGCACGCGAGGTGCTCGGTGCCGTTCACGACACGATCCGCAGGCACAAGGTGACCTACGAGGAGTACAACGCGCTGAAGGCCTGGCTGATCAGCGTGGGTGAGGACGGCGAGTGGCCGTTGTTCCTCGACGTGTGGGTGGAACACGTCGTCGAGGAGGTCGCGACCGAGCACCGGGAGGGCAACAAGGGCACCATCGAGGGCCCGTACTACGTGCCCGGCGCTCCCGAACGCGGCTCGCACGGCTCGGTGCCGATGCGGGAGAACGAGCCGGGAACGCCCCTGGTGTGGACCGGCCGGGTCACCTCCACCGACGGCAGCGTCCTCGACCAGGCGAAGGTCGAGCTCTGGCACGCCGACGACGAGGGTCTCTACTCGCAGTTCGCACCCGGCATCCCCGAGTGGAACCTGCGGGGCACGTTCTCCGTCGACGCGGGCGGTGAGTTCGAGATCCGCACCGTGCGGCCCGCCCCGTACCGGATTCCCACGGACGGCGCCTGCGGCAAGCTGATCGCCGCCGCGGGCTGGCACGCCTGGCGCCCGGCCCACCTGCACGTCAAGGTCTCCGCACCGGGGCACGAGCTGCTCACCGCGCAGCTGTACTTCCCCGGCGACGAGCACAACGACGACGACATCGCCTCGGCGGTGAAACCGGAGCTCATCCTCGATCCGAAGCCCGCCGCCGACGGCCACGGCGAGACCGTGGTCTACGACTTCGTCCTCGACCCCGTCCCGGCCTGA